In the genome of Ignavibacteriales bacterium, one region contains:
- a CDS encoding VOC family protein, which translates to MPVKPIPDGYQSVIPYLVIKNPAATIEFAKSALNATVLEKMDTPEGEIVHAELRIGDSVLMMGQSSEQYPPQPCMLHIYLNDIDEAFKRAVKAGAKVIRQPENQFYGDRSALVVDANDISWNLSTHVEDVTPEEMQKRAEDYYKSK; encoded by the coding sequence ATGCCCGTAAAACCAATTCCGGATGGCTACCAATCAGTAATACCTTACCTGGTAATAAAAAATCCCGCAGCGACAATTGAATTTGCAAAGTCTGCGCTAAACGCGACAGTGCTTGAAAAAATGGATACACCGGAAGGTGAGATTGTTCATGCTGAGTTAAGAATAGGTGATTCGGTACTAATGATGGGACAGTCAAGTGAGCAGTACCCTCCTCAGCCTTGTATGCTTCATATTTATTTAAATGATATTGATGAAGCATTTAAACGCGCTGTTAAAGCTGGCGCAAAAGTGATAAGGCAGCCCGAGAACCAGTTCTACGGCGACAGAAGTGCTTTAGTAGTTGATGCAAATGATATCTCCTGGAATCTTTCAACACATGTTGAAGATGTAACTCCTGAAGAAATGCAGAAGCGTGCCGAAGATTACTATAAATCGAAATAA
- a CDS encoding DUF1211 domain-containing protein — MEQFKIRGENPTRLENFSDAVFAFSITLLMISLEVPQSFTRILELTDELIAFAITIIPLFVIWQQHRLFFRRYGIDDKVILKWNTMLLFIVLVFIFPLKFLSLFLVRFYSALIFGTESVFGTMIEGEQVPMLMVYYGIGALGLVFVFSRFYKYALNKKEELKLTPYESKQTEYYKRIFTHLCYIPILSIAFVLVFMNVNVTIASIISGVLYALTGVVFVVNQRWLKRN, encoded by the coding sequence ATGGAACAATTCAAAATTCGGGGTGAAAACCCGACAAGGTTAGAAAACTTCAGCGATGCTGTGTTCGCGTTTTCTATAACACTCCTTATGATTTCACTTGAAGTACCCCAATCGTTCACACGCATACTTGAACTTACAGATGAATTAATTGCCTTCGCTATTACAATTATTCCGTTGTTTGTTATATGGCAGCAGCACCGTTTGTTTTTCAGAAGGTACGGTATTGATGATAAGGTTATTCTCAAATGGAACACCATGCTGTTGTTCATTGTCCTTGTATTTATTTTCCCGCTGAAATTTCTTTCTCTGTTTCTTGTAAGATTTTACAGCGCATTAATCTTTGGTACTGAAAGTGTATTCGGAACAATGATTGAAGGTGAGCAAGTCCCGATGCTAATGGTCTATTACGGAATTGGAGCGCTTGGATTGGTGTTTGTGTTTTCAAGATTTTATAAATATGCGCTGAACAAAAAAGAAGAACTTAAACTAACTCCTTACGAGTCTAAACAAACAGAATATTACAAACGTATTTTCACTCATTTGTGTTACATACCAATCTTATCAATTGCATTTGTGCTTGTGTTTATGAATGTGAATGTAACGATTGCCAGTATTATCTCCGGAGTGTTGTATGCACTAACTGGCGTTGTGTTTGTTGTTAACCAGAGATGGTTGAAGAGGAATTAA
- a CDS encoding SRPBCC domain-containing protein: MSEKRIYMKTQMGILKPVGEVFEAVADNNKMNKYFISKGSGRLESNKTITWRWDDYDATHDIKVLKVETDKYISFNWAVGNVETLTEILFEKRNDVLTLVKITEKDWAVDYESVNHLMGQTEGWTHFLCCLKAYVEHGIDLRKGGVVKN, encoded by the coding sequence ATGTCTGAAAAAAGAATTTATATGAAAACCCAGATGGGAATTTTAAAACCGGTTGGAGAGGTATTTGAAGCAGTTGCAGATAACAATAAGATGAATAAATATTTTATTTCCAAAGGAAGCGGAAGACTTGAATCAAATAAAACAATTACCTGGCGATGGGATGATTATGATGCAACTCACGATATAAAAGTTCTTAAAGTTGAAACCGATAAATACATTTCCTTTAACTGGGCTGTTGGCAATGTTGAAACATTAACAGAAATACTTTTTGAAAAACGAAATGATGTCCTCACACTAGTAAAAATAACTGAGAAAGACTGGGCTGTTGATTATGAAAGCGTCAATCATCTAATGGGACAAACAGAAGGCTGGACTCATTTCCTCTGCTGCTTAAAAGCATATGTTGAACATGGAATTGATTTAAGAAAAGGCGGAGTGGTAAAAAACTGA
- a CDS encoding insulinase family protein: MKYILIILISASSLLAQVKADDVKSFTLKNGMKIFVLEDNSIPNANMYLFYKVGSRNEYPGITGISHFFEHMMFNGAKKYGPKQFDRVMEANGGSNNAYTTENVTVYTDWFPSSSMEVMFDLEADRIQHLNFDPKMIESERGVVLSERSTGLENNPMEQLWNEVQGAAFFAHPYMWPVIGYESDMKNWTKEDLENYFHTYYAPNNCVVVIAGDVKLAEVKRLSEKYFEPIPSGPKPRVVHTVEPEQMGEKRVFVKREVPNPYLLIGYHVPDSKHEDYYALDLLSSVLSEGRSSRLYSSIVEDRQLAIESGTSFGSSFDPTLFMFYGICNDGVTIKQLEEATLSEIDKIIKEGITESELQKVKNQKLMRFFRTSETINGMANTIGTYELFFGDYVKMFSAPDDYKKVTTADVQRVAEKYFTKQNRTVGILQTEELQ, encoded by the coding sequence ATGAAATACATTTTAATTATTCTGATCTCCGCATCATCATTGCTGGCACAGGTTAAAGCTGATGATGTGAAATCATTCACACTCAAAAACGGAATGAAGATTTTTGTTCTTGAAGACAACTCGATCCCGAACGCAAACATGTATTTGTTTTACAAAGTCGGATCAAGGAATGAATACCCGGGTATAACCGGAATCTCGCACTTCTTTGAACACATGATGTTCAATGGTGCTAAGAAATACGGACCAAAACAATTTGACCGCGTAATGGAAGCTAACGGCGGCTCGAACAACGCATACACAACCGAGAACGTTACGGTTTATACAGACTGGTTCCCGAGCAGTTCGATGGAAGTTATGTTTGATCTTGAGGCGGACAGAATTCAGCACCTTAACTTTGATCCTAAAATGATTGAAAGCGAAAGAGGTGTTGTGTTATCTGAAAGAAGTACCGGTCTTGAGAACAATCCAATGGAACAATTATGGAATGAAGTGCAGGGGGCTGCATTCTTCGCGCATCCATATATGTGGCCTGTTATTGGTTATGAAAGCGATATGAAAAACTGGACAAAAGAGGATCTTGAAAATTATTTTCATACATACTACGCACCTAACAATTGTGTTGTTGTTATCGCGGGTGATGTTAAACTCGCTGAAGTAAAAAGATTATCAGAAAAATATTTTGAACCGATTCCTTCAGGACCAAAACCAAGAGTTGTTCACACAGTTGAGCCTGAACAGATGGGGGAGAAAAGGGTTTTTGTCAAAAGGGAAGTTCCTAATCCTTATTTGTTGATTGGATATCACGTGCCCGACAGCAAACACGAAGATTATTATGCTCTGGATCTTTTAAGTTCAGTTTTATCAGAAGGTCGTTCATCAAGATTATATTCTTCTATAGTTGAAGATAGACAACTCGCTATTGAATCAGGGACTTCATTCGGCAGTTCGTTTGATCCAACGCTTTTTATGTTTTACGGGATATGTAATGATGGAGTAACAATCAAGCAGTTAGAGGAAGCAACCTTAAGTGAGATAGATAAAATTATAAAAGAAGGAATCACTGAAAGTGAACTTCAAAAAGTAAAGAATCAAAAACTAATGAGATTTTTCAGAACATCTGAAACTATAAACGGAATGGCAAATACAATCGGAACTTATGAATTGTTTTTCGGTGACTACGTTAAAATGTTTTCTGCACCGGATGATTATAAAAAAGTTACAACTGCTGATGTTCAGAGAGTTGCAGAAAAATATTTTACCAAACAGAACAGAACAGTCGGCATTTTACAGACGGAGGAATTACAATGA
- a CDS encoding insulinase family protein, whose protein sequence is MKNKLLFVLVVLVFTSTVYSQFKLPAYEKFTLPNGLTVYLMEKKDVPLISISTVFDAGTTKDGLLSGIASFTAEALKFGTTNYSKSQIDSIFNYYGSNLVTYSTLDYAGMNATIMKDDFDVLFPVLKEVMTTPTFPESEFEKRKQRWIVELDQAKESPRAVIGSYFNKFLFGSNEYGNPVDGTKKSIEGLSNTQIKNFYNSYYRPEKSAIALVGDFDISSMKINIEKEFVAWSKSGLMPVTDIISNESKFTEPKVYLINKPNATETTFLIGGYGTLMNNSEQTQIDVINTILGGRFTSWLNDELRVNAGYTYGARSRFASYKSAGTFYISTFTATKNTEPAIDLALKTYNKLFEQGIDEATLTSAKNYVKGQFPPDFETAGSLAGLLTQMYVYDLSDSYINDFEKNVDELTVAKANEIIKKYFPKDNLQFVMIGKASEIKDIVKKYGKVVEKELSEDSF, encoded by the coding sequence ATGAAAAATAAATTATTATTCGTACTCGTTGTTTTGGTTTTTACATCCACCGTCTATTCGCAGTTTAAACTTCCGGCTTATGAGAAATTTACTTTACCAAACGGACTGACAGTTTATTTAATGGAAAAGAAAGATGTACCATTAATCTCAATCTCAACAGTGTTTGATGCGGGTACTACAAAGGATGGATTACTGTCAGGCATCGCTTCATTCACGGCGGAGGCGTTGAAGTTTGGGACAACCAATTACTCCAAATCACAGATCGATTCTATTTTCAATTATTATGGAAGTAATCTTGTAACGTATTCAACTCTTGATTACGCGGGAATGAACGCAACTATAATGAAAGATGACTTTGATGTTTTATTTCCTGTTTTAAAAGAAGTAATGACAACCCCGACATTTCCTGAATCTGAATTTGAAAAAAGAAAACAAAGATGGATCGTAGAACTCGATCAGGCAAAGGAAAGTCCGCGAGCAGTGATTGGAAGTTATTTCAATAAGTTTTTGTTTGGTTCAAATGAATATGGTAATCCTGTCGATGGTACAAAAAAAAGTATTGAGGGATTGAGCAACACACAGATCAAGAATTTTTATAATAGTTATTATCGTCCCGAAAAATCAGCGATAGCTTTAGTCGGTGATTTTGATATAAGCTCTATGAAGATAAATATAGAAAAGGAATTTGTTGCCTGGTCAAAATCAGGATTGATGCCAGTGACTGATATAATCTCGAATGAATCTAAGTTTACCGAACCAAAAGTTTATCTTATCAACAAACCAAATGCTACTGAAACAACATTTCTAATCGGCGGATACGGGACTTTGATGAATAACTCTGAACAAACCCAGATAGATGTTATCAATACAATACTCGGCGGCAGGTTTACATCGTGGTTAAATGATGAACTTCGCGTTAACGCCGGTTATACTTATGGCGCGAGAAGCAGATTCGCTTCATATAAAAGTGCGGGGACATTCTATATTAGTACTTTCACAGCAACAAAAAATACTGAGCCGGCAATTGATCTTGCATTAAAAACCTACAACAAGTTGTTTGAACAGGGAATTGATGAAGCAACTTTAACATCCGCTAAAAATTATGTTAAGGGACAATTCCCGCCTGACTTTGAAACAGCAGGCTCGCTCGCAGGTTTGTTGACTCAGATGTATGTTTACGACCTTAGTGATTCATACATAAATGATTTTGAAAAGAATGTTGACGAACTTACTGTCGCAAAAGCAAACGAGATCATTAAAAAATATTTCCCGAAAGATAATCTTCAGTTTGTGATGATTGGCAAAGCTTCTGAAATAAAAGACATAGTAAAAAAATATGGAAAGGTAGTTGAGAAAGAATTATCTGAAGATTCTTTTTGA
- a CDS encoding PepSY domain-containing protein, whose translation MLKQKMLVALIFSLGLFLQACSQNTNEPSAVNEQSITQKTNLMVNGTVNSVTHISRDSKGYFEVRVTMPGGGVVKFEYLSADGSLHQIKGLSGPFDYEVTPGGQFVTYSSARKTALTVKPGNISEWDFEFDVSDARWEYRFRIQSDREYKVRVNAITGELIRVQ comes from the coding sequence ATGTTAAAACAAAAAATGTTAGTCGCGTTAATCTTCAGCCTGGGATTGTTTTTACAGGCTTGCAGTCAAAATACAAATGAGCCATCAGCAGTTAATGAACAGAGTATAACTCAAAAAACAAATCTGATGGTCAACGGCACAGTGAATTCTGTCACCCACATTTCAAGGGACAGCAAAGGTTATTTTGAAGTCCGTGTTACAATGCCCGGAGGCGGAGTAGTTAAATTCGAATATCTTTCTGCTGACGGAAGCCTTCACCAAATTAAAGGATTAAGCGGACCGTTTGATTATGAAGTTACACCAGGGGGACAGTTTGTTACATATAGCAGCGCAAGAAAAACAGCGTTAACCGTAAAGCCGGGTAATATAAGCGAATGGGATTTTGAATTTGATGTCAGTGATGCAAGATGGGAATATAGATTCAGAATTCAATCAGACAGAGAATATAAAGTAAGAGTAAACGCAATTACAGGGGAACTGATAAGGGTCCAATAG
- a CDS encoding aldo/keto reductase, with the protein MPLRELGKTGINVTILGFGAGQIGDNSISEKETEFLLNSVLDLGINFIDTARGYGLSEERIGKYISNRRSEYILSTKVGYGIDGIQDWTYDCIVAGVEYALKLLKTDYIDVVHLHTCPLQTLLQGDVINALHRCIEKGKIRAAAYSGENSELECALTSGQFESVQTSVNIFDQSKLSDLVPMAVDKKIGIVGKRPLGNTPWKYKERPVNHYSEIYWERMKKMKLDFGEQWAETALRFSVFSEGITTCITGTKNFDHLKENSDHVLNGALPAETYNLIRGKFQECNEGWVGQV; encoded by the coding sequence CTGCCATTAAGAGAATTAGGTAAGACAGGAATTAATGTAACCATACTTGGATTCGGTGCCGGTCAAATCGGCGACAATTCAATTTCCGAAAAAGAAACAGAGTTTTTATTGAATTCTGTTTTGGATCTAGGAATTAATTTTATTGATACAGCCAGGGGATATGGACTATCCGAAGAAAGAATCGGAAAATATATTTCAAACAGAAGAAGTGAATATATTCTCTCAACAAAAGTCGGTTATGGAATAGATGGTATTCAGGACTGGACTTACGATTGTATAGTCGCTGGTGTTGAGTATGCTTTAAAATTACTTAAGACCGATTACATTGATGTTGTTCATTTACACACCTGCCCATTGCAAACACTTTTACAAGGTGATGTTATAAATGCGCTACACAGATGTATAGAAAAAGGAAAAATCAGAGCGGCTGCTTATTCTGGCGAAAACTCCGAGCTTGAGTGTGCATTAACGTCCGGACAATTTGAGTCTGTACAAACATCAGTTAATATTTTTGATCAGTCAAAACTTAGTGATCTTGTTCCCATGGCTGTTGATAAAAAAATAGGAATAGTAGGTAAACGCCCTCTTGGCAATACTCCCTGGAAGTATAAAGAACGACCGGTAAATCACTACTCCGAAATTTATTGGGAGCGAATGAAAAAAATGAAACTTGACTTTGGAGAACAGTGGGCAGAAACAGCTCTAAGGTTCAGTGTCTTTTCAGAAGGTATTACAACATGTATTACCGGAACAAAAAATTTTGATCATCTGAAAGAAAATTCAGACCATGTTTTGAATGGTGCATTGCCTGCGGAAACATATAATCTAATTCGTGGTAAATTTCAGGAGTGCAATGAAGGATGGGTTGGTCAGGTTTGA